One genomic region from Anopheles bellator chromosome 2, idAnoBellAS_SP24_06.2, whole genome shotgun sequence encodes:
- the LOC131210030 gene encoding RISC-loading complex subunit tarbp2: MSIKANILKGKTPVTLLQEICQKESAAIPSYAFLGEASSSLGVNQKTFTHRATAMAKSATGVGRSKQDSKHEAAWQLICLLLGIPTDEDDDADGRMTEDGGNLDTGDKVMLVRDICVQRCFPLPEFNLVRNVGPSHAPLFEYECRIRDIVRRGTHTTKKGAKQAACSEMIKTLQALPVEETCLQLQTIDLALKEASNEDEQVVRTYREYSQSANKKKLGVTIADRHDFFMSLPEARIAEALAVMADTNETLCEKCHRIPQALNLKYAIQLHDSNTGLSSGGYLSTFELINPEYDCLIMGVGDELYNNVFRYFSDMLNFTQVC, translated from the exons ATGTCGATCAAGGCGAACATTTTGAAAGGCAAAACACCGGTCACCTTGCTTCAGGAGATTTGCCAAAAGGAATCGGCCGCAATACCGAGTTATGCCTTTCTTGGCGAAGCGTCCTCTTCACTCGGCGTCAACCAGAAAACATTCACACACCGAGCGACGGCCATGGCAAAAAGTGCCACGGGCGTTGGCCGGAGTAAGCAAGACTCCAAACACGAAGCCGCTTGGCAGCTGATTTGCTTACTGCTCGGTATTCCaaccgacgaagacgatgacgccGATGGCCGGATGACGGAGGATGGTGGCAATCTGGATACCGGAGATAAAGTGATGCTCGTACGGGATATTTGCGTTCAGCGTTGCTTTCCTCTGCCGGAGTTCAATTTGGTTCGAAACGTCGGACCATCGCACGCCCCACTCTTTGAATACGAGTGTCGCATCCGGGACATTGTGCGCCGTGGAACACACACAACAAAGAAGGGTGCCAAGCAGGCAGCTTGCAGTGAGATGATAAAAACGTTGCAGGCG CTACCCGTGGAAGAAACCTGTCTTCAGCTACAGACCATCGACCTGGCCTTGAAAGAGGCCTCGAACGAGGATGAACAGGTGGTACGCACATATCGCGAGTACAGCCAATCGGCCAATAAGAAGAAACTAGGCGtaacgatcgccgatcggcaCGATTTCTTCATGAGTCTCCCAGAAGCCCGCATCGCTGAAGCGCTCGCGGTAATGGCCGATACAAATGAAACACTTTGCGAAAAGTGTCACCGTATTCCGCAAGCTCTTAACCTGAAGTACGCCATTCAATTGCACGATTCGAACACTGGGTTGAGCAGCGGCGGGTATTTGAGCACATTTGAGCTCATCAACCCGGAATACGACTGTCTCATTATGGGCGTTGGTGACGAACTCTACAATAATGTATTCAGATACTTTTCCGACATGTTGAACTTTACGCAGGTATGTTAG
- the LOC131208293 gene encoding gastrulation defective protein 1 homolog: protein MNRGKITFGKINLKSSTVPSDNDSKPSTSATETSTDGFGSFGRIAVLPTQADAVEKIAEELDNSKLQEVMGITGFGRKQAQKFDINEMIQRAKQSSRKAPIDRHSVINKPADSDGEGDADDNEDVIGPLPSSGEGSTKGTEPDAERDEEDDDEEDDDEYDEDAPINKLPHSHEVEMRHGSKAIIALASDPSGVRLASGSMDYNVNFWDFSGMDKSMKSFRSLQPCENHPIRALHYSFSGDMMLVVSGSSQAKVLDRDGFEKMECVKGDQYIADMSKTKGHIAGLTAGCWSPVKREEFLTSAHDSTLRTWVFAKTKEQRAVIKTRAQGGLKTIPTSCTYNREGTLIAAGCSDGSLQTWDTRKMFVNTTHCIREAHVKGSEISSVLFSYSGFQLASRSMDETLKLWDMRAFRKPLHVFDGLYSRYDTTDCCYSPDDTMILTGESLPKGAQQAHLYVYDTKTFAQVAKLPIADSHVIRTLWHPKLNQIFIGCGNGVIRGLYDEKRSMRGAKLCVVRTHRRKKDSEIVGTTQIITPHALPMFRQEKVRSVRKKLEKDRLDPVKSKRPDLPITSGQGGRVASSGGTLSSYVIRNLGLSKRVEDDQDPREAILKYAKEAAENPYWIAPAYAKTQPKPIFNNEDEPEAKKPKAE, encoded by the exons ATGAATCGGGGAAAAATCACGTTTGGTAAAATTAATCTAAAGTCTTCCACCGTGCCGTCCGACAATGATTCGAAGCCTTCCACTTCTG CAACTGAAACATCGACGGATGGTTTCGGATCGTTTGGCCGAATCGCAGTCCTCCCAACGCAAGCCGATGCGGTCGAGAAAATAGCAGAAGAGCTGGATAACAGCAAACTGCAAGAGGTGATGGGCATCACAGGATTTGGCCGGAAACAGGCACAGAAATTCGACATCAACGAAATGATTCAGCGTGCCAAACAGAGTTCACGGAAggctccgatcgatcgacacagTGTCATCAACAAGCCGGCGGACAGTGACGGTGAAGGCGACGCTGACGACAACGAGGATGTGATCGGTCCCTTACCTTCGTCCGGCGAGGGAAGTACTAAGGGAACTGAACCCGATGCAGAGCGAGATGAGgaagatgacgacgaggaggacgatgacgagtACGATGAAGATGCACCGATCAATAAACTGCCACACTCGCACGAAGTGGAAATGCGCCACGGCAGCAAGGCCATCATTGCGCTCGCCAGCGATCCGTCCGGCGTGCGGCTGGCTTCCGGCTCGATGGATTACAACGTGAACTTTTGGGACTTTTCCGGCATGGATAAATCGATGAAAAGCTTCCGCTCGCTGCAACCGTGTGAAAATCATCCAATCCGCGCGCTGCATTATTCCTTTTCTGGCGATATGATGCTCGTCGTTTCGGGCAGCTCCCAAGCGAAGGTGCTCGATCGCGACGGGTTCGAGAAGATGGAGTGCGTCAAAGGGGATCAGTACATTGCAGACATGTCCAAAACAAAGGGACACATCGCCGGCTTGACGGCCGGTTGTTGGAGTCCAGTGAAGCGCGAAGAGTTCCTCACCAGTGCCCACGACTCCACGCTACGGACGTGGGTTTTTGCGAAGACTAAAGAACAACGGGCGGTCATTAAAACCCGTGCGCAGGGTGGTCTGAAGACAATTCCCACAAGCTGCACGTACAACCGCGAGGGCACATTGATAGCGGCCGGTTGCAGCGATGGTTCCCTGCAAACATGGGACACACGCAAGATGTTCGTCAACACTACACACTGCATACGGGAGGCACATGTCAAGGGGAGCGAAATTTCGTCGGTCCTATTTTCGTACTCCGGCTTTCAGCTTGCCTCACGTTCGATGGACGAGACACTCAAGCTGTGGGACATGCGAGCGTTTCGAAAGCCCTTGCACGTCTTCGACGGATTGTACAGCCGTTACGATACGACCGATTGTTGCTACAGTCCGGACGACACGATGATACTGACAGGAGAATCGCTCCCAAAAGGCGCCCAGCAGGCGCACCTTTACGTGTACGACACAAAAACCTTCGCTCAGGTAGCCAAACTCCCGATCGCGGATTCCCATGTCATCCGCACGCTGTGGCAcccgaaattgaatcaaattttcatCGGCTGCGGGAACGGCGTGATCCGTGGGCTGTACGACGAAAAACGAAGCATGCGCGGAGCGAAACTGTGCGTCGTAAGGACACACCGCAGGAAGAAGGATTCTGAGATCGTTGGGACGACTCAAATCATTACACCCCACGCGCTGCCAATGTTTCGCCAAGAAAAggtgcgctcggtgcgcaAAAAGCTCGAGAAGGATCGTCTGGATCCGGTTAAATCCAAGCGTCCAGATCTGCCAATCACCAGTGGACAGGGTGGTCGAGTGGCTAGCTCGGGTGGAACACTGTCATCGTACGTTATCCGGAACCTGGGCCTGAGCAAGCGCGTCGAAGATGACCAGGATCCGCGCGAGGCCATTCTGAAGTATGCGAAAGAAGCGGCCGAAAATCCTTACTGGATTGCCCCGGCATACGCGAAAACACAACCCAAACCAATATTCAACAACGAAGACGAACCGGAGGcaaagaaaccgaaagcagAGTAA
- the LOC131212011 gene encoding G-protein coupled receptor 143-like, with translation MADPTIQTFCCHNRIRSPPAIKLMSEFDTDGYIVVCLVSSVFGIAGAIYQIWIRHEDGPSYHAVRRVRGGMLTLSSQNIGRQIIVWLAVADLCASFGVFLRSALWKYIKNVLPPDSDVDDTTNVIFCAVSSAWIQYFYMCTWLWTLCYAINVRRQLGGARYALRTYHYYVWSIAAVLTGIGVTVLYVPDADCHNVHEMATAYMRILPNYVMTYGPMIAVMIVNPVMYYQASGEVDRQLVARFSQMSNTERDLMAKFKLKFSLINLVFYVCWLPNLVNGIVLWTMWYDLPYAMVVTVWYIMAITNPLQAFMNTLVYQKWNCRWRLRRQASTDWNADVRRRNRASVVSEGTPLLQPKAESPSTSSQQLHQPSVDLIPSPTRSINSCSLV, from the exons ATGGCGGACCCCACCATACAGACGTTCTGCTGCCACAACCGGATACGGTCCCCGCCGGCCATCAAGCTGATGTCGGAGTTCGACACCGATGGCTACATCGTGGTGTGTTTGGTGTCGTCCGTTTTCGGCATTGCCGGTGCCATCTACCAG ATTTGGATCCGACACGAAGATGGACCGTCGTACCATGCGGTGCGCCGGGTGCGCGGTGGAATGCTGACGCTTTCGAGCCAAAACATTGGCCGCCAGATCATCGTGTGGTTGGCGGTGGCTGACCTGTGCGCCTCGTTCGGCGTGTTCCTCCGGTCGGCACTGTggaaatacataaaaaatgtcTTACCCCCGGACAGCGACGTGGACGACACCACGAACGTAATCTTCTGTGCCGTTTCGTCCGCCTGGATACAGTACTTCTACATGTGCACGTGGCTTTGGACGCTCTGCTACGCGATCAACGTGCGCAGGCAGCTTGGCGGTGCGCGGTACGCCCTGCGCACGTATCACTACTACGTTTGGAGTATCGCCGCGGTCCTCACCGGAATCGGAGTGACGGTGCTCTATGTGCCCGATGCAGA CTGCCACAATGTGCATGAAATGGCCACGGCGTACATGCGCATACTGCCCAACTACGTGATGACGTACGGGCCGATGATCGCCGTGATGATCGTAAACCCGGTCATGTACTATCAGGCATCGGGGGAAGTCGACCGCCAGCTTGTGGCCCGTTTCAGCCAGATGTCGAACACGGAGCGCGATCTGATGGCCAAGTTTAAGCTCAAGTTTTCGCTCATCAACCTTGTGTTCTACGTTTGCTGGCTACCGAATCTGGTCAATGGGATTGTTCTGTGGACGATGTGGTATGACCTGCCGTACGCGATGGTCGTTACCGTTTGGTACATAATG GCCATTACCAATCCGCTGCAAGCGTTCATGAACACACTGGTCTACCAAAAGTGGAACTGCCGGTGGCGACTCCGGCGGCAAGCGAGTACAGATTGGAACGCTGACGTTAGG CGGCGCAATCGGGCGTCAGTGGTCAGCGAAGGAACGCCACTGCTTCAGCCGAAAGCTGAATCCCCGTCTACGTCCTCCCAGCAGCTGCACCAACCGTCGGTGGACCTAATACCGAGTCCGACACGGAGCATCAACTCGTGCTCGTTGGTTTGA
- the LOC131208294 gene encoding NTF2-related export protein — protein MASSQLDQVMRTKIDTACTTAEEFTKLYYESVDKKRHQMARLYMDNGILVWNGNGSSGKERIEKFFQELPRSEHTVSTLDAQPIVDESVSTQPTFLVQVSGTARFQDNPTKPFQQTFMITAEGDKWRIVSDCFRLQDGIF, from the exons ATGGCTTCATCACAGTTGGACCAA GTCATGCGAACAAAGATTGACACGGCATGCACGACGGCGGAAGAGTTTACAAAGCTGTACTACGAAAGTGTGGACAAAAAGCGTCAT CAAATGGCGCGACTTTACATGGACAACGGAATATTGGTGTggaacggaaacggttccAGTGGCAAGGAACGAATTGAGAAATTTTTCCAGGAACTGCCGCGTTCGGAGCACACGGTATCAACACTCGATGCACAACCGATCGTGGACGAATCCGTGTCGACGCAACCGACGTTTCTCGTTCAGGTGTCCGGCACGGCTAGGTTTCAGGACAATCCCACCAAACCGTTCCAGCAAACGTTCATGATTACTGCGGAAGGTGACAAATGGCGGATCGTTAGCGACTGTTTCCGCTTGCAGGATGGCATCTTCTGA
- the LOC131212010 gene encoding THO complex subunit 2, whose amino-acid sequence MFNADIWKSWERSGKSEFLKQCKALLKDDQQSPLFGKNERKAGISRAIYELISRGIHGQLKKESVLLMLGELVHLHNDVPSILMDIFGVFDAETGVSAAGDAPASEERSTFCYIVKETDRYLSEKLLKERLEIDTLQDVGTTKNRSFYTRFIKVKTKLYYKQRRFNLFREESEGYAKLITELNQEFNQETITVLDVLEIIKSLIGCFNLDPNRVLDIILESFEARPEQDRIFIPLLQAYINDGNIICEVLGYKYRYFADVETPGSLFKVTALLLQHGVIKLDDIYAWLNPPDKSIVADWEAEMTQAKEYVRKLNVILTNKDKEVEQEPEFETAPEKYALNQKWGLCEALLLIGDWATAHQLIRKLPDQSVVVHEPIARALCRLLHMIIEPVYRLKCALPANIKGRAVSTYGALSKLAPPPVTALTKLRLHAFPMFTALGPSLHFDPVLLYKLLRLMRVILTDMNVDPLNPPPCTGSGTTTEHEQLYYDILSLLDAAVLPALAYMDCNCCVAEEIWTIVKLYPYQYRYGLYARWKNDTFQLQPKLIQRRGAAQKQIKALMKRVSKENSKPVGRLIGKLSHCSPGFLFEYMLLQIQIYDNLIAPVVDSLKYLTSLSYDVLGYCLIEALEQVDRNPMQNDGTSISLWLQSLANFCGAIYKKYNIELSGLLQYVANQLKSHKSLDLLILKEVVQKMAGIEAAEEMTSEQLQAMCGGELLRGEAGYFSQVRNTKKSSQRLKDALASNDLAVALCLLIAQQKHCVIYRETAQSHLKLVGKLYDQCQDTLVQFGTFLGSTYSVDEYVERLPTIHSMLQRYHIHSDVAFFLARPMFAHAINQKYDQLRKADTNAKKLSTSQKMTKYLEATAFVMNPVIESVRPLHPPKIWEDISPQFLVSFWSLSMYDLQVPVESYQREITKLKQLSVAVMESKEQNASKNKKEQERYVALMDKLQDERKKQQEHVDKIMHRLTNEKDFWFLSRSAKSAKNETITQFLQLCLFPRCTFTALDAIYCAKFVHTIHNLKTANFSTLLCYDRIFCDITYSVTSCTENEATRYGRFLCAMLETVMRWHSEEGTFNKECANYPGFVTKFRVSNQYSEAIDHVNYENYRHVCHKWHYKITKAMVFCLDSKDYMQIRNSLIILMRILPHFPVLAKLSQIIEKKVEKVREEEKNQRQDLFVLASSYIGQLKAKAGQMMLESDFHQVPEKTAKPAAAVASTIATSSDQQQQQQQESNTKVSMNGSDGRGGQNTRQAQASGSSMGNGTTSGGGNSLSSVSMGGGGSMTANGNLNSDHHRSGSAGTSSGDGLKKDLTSSYSGSRDTGSYRELSGGSGGVPVSKSSKELKREERAREKEREREEAVATAAAIIAEKKREKEKRHKRDHYDNDRESRASEREAHLARDRSERDLSSVSNSSNEQQHSSSRRSQDPPETDRDMKRRKLEGSSSSKAGKHDDGSNTSQQLVSESKKDRSSKTKEKRDKTDEEKELRKERKLGRKRQDRTEESLLTDKRLRREEEKANKLLSQVHQNGADTDGDLQLMSVSSSHREKHHHHHLKEKSPSYGSSGGSVLRDHRERSHDRGLDRGEKQYFTKTSRTRSGY is encoded by the exons atgttcaaCGCTGATATCTGGAAATCATGGGAACGCAGCGGAAAATCCGAGTT CTTGAAACAATGCAAAGCCCTGCTGAAGGACGACCAGCAAAGCCCGCTGTTTGGGAAGAACGAACGCAAAGCGGGAATATCCCGGGCGATCTATGAGCTCATCTCACGCGGCATCCACGGGCAACTGAAGAAGGAAAGCGTTCTGCTGATGCTCGGAGAACTGGTT CACCTCCACAATGACGTTCCGTCGATTCTTATGGATATTTTCGGCGTGTTCGATGCCGAAACGGGAGTGAGCGCTGCGGGGGACGCTCCAGCGAGCGAAGAACGGTCCACGTTCTGTTACATCGTGAAGGAAACGGATCGCTACCTATCGGAGAAGTTGTTGAAAGAGCGACTAGAGATCGACACACTGCAGGACGTTGGTACTACCAAGAACCGTAGCTTCTACACACGGTTCATCAAAGTGAAAACGAAGCTCTA CTACAAGCAGCGTCGGTTCAATTTGTTtcgcgaagaaagcgaaggTTACGCGAAGCTCATCACCGAGCTGAATCAGGAGTTTAACCAAGAAACGATCACCGTGCTGGACGTGCTGGAGATCATCAAGTCGCTGATCGGGTGCTTCAACCTCGATCCGAATCGTGTGTTGGATATCATTCTCGAGTCGTTTGAGGCACGTCCGGAGCAGGATCGCATCTTTATTCCACTGCTACAAGCATACATCAACGATGGCAATATTATCTGTGAGGTGCTCGGCTACAAGTATCGATACTTCGCCGACGTCGAGACGCCAGGTTCACTGTTCAAGGTGACGGCGTTGCTCTTGCAGCACGGTGTCATTAAACTGGACGATATTTACGCCTGG CTTAACCCACCGGATAAATCGATCGTAGCGGACTGGGAAGCCGAAATGACACAGGCGAAGGAGTACGTCCGCAAGCTGAACGTGATCCTCACGAACAAGGACAAGGAAGTGGAGCAGGAGCCAGAGTTTGAGACGGCACCGGAAAAGTATGCCCTCAATCAGAAGTGGGGCCTGTGTGAAGCGTTGCTGCTGATCGGTGATTGGGCTACGGCCCACCAGCTGATCCGCAAGCTGCCCGATCAGTCGGTAGTCGTACACGAACCGATTGCCCGAGCCCTGTGCCGTTTGCTGCACATGATTATTGAGCCAGTCTATCGGCTCAAGTGTGCCCTTCCGGCCAACATCAAAGGCCGAGCGGTTTCCACCTACGGAGCGCTCAGTAAACTAGCTCCGCCACCCGTCACGGCACTCACGAAACTACGTTTGCATGCGTTTCCCATGTTTACCGCCCTTGGGCCTTCGTTACACTTCGATCCCGTGCTGTTGTACAAGTTGCTTCGTTTGATGCGTGTCATTTTGACGGACATGAACGTCGACCCGCTTAATCCACCGCCCTGCACGGGTAGCGGGACCACGACGGAGCACGAGCAACTATACTACGACATTTTGTCCCTACTCGATGCGGCCGTGCTGCCCGCCCTGGCCTACATGGACTGCAACTGCTGCGTGGCGGAAGAGATCTGGACGATCGTGAAATTGTACCCGTACCAGTACCGGTACGGACTGTACGCCCGCTGGAAGAACGATACGTTTCAGCTGCAGCCGAAACTGATTCAACGCCGCGGAGCGGCCCAAAAGCAAATAAAGGCACTGATGAAGCGCGTgagcaaagaaaacagtaaaccTGTCGGCAGGCTAATCGGCAAGCTGAGTCACTGTTCACCGGGTTTTCTCTTCGAATAC ATGTTGCTGCAGATACAGATCTACGACAATCTCATTGCACCGGTGGTCGATTCGCTCAAGTATCTAACGTCGCTATCGTACGATGTGCTGGGCTACTGCTTGATCGAAGCCCTCGAGCAGGTCGATCGCAATCCAATGCAGAACGATGGTACGAGCATCTCGCTGTGGTTGCAAAGTTTGGCCAACTTTTGTGGTGCGATCTACAAGAAGTACAACATCGAGCTGAGCGGCTTGCTGCAGTACGTGGCAAATCAACTCAAGTCCCACAAAAGTCTCGATTTGCTCATCCTGAAAGAGGTGGTACAAAAGATGGCCGGTATCGAGGCGGCAGAAGAGATGACAAGCGAGCAGCTGCAGGCAATGTGTGGTGGGGAGCTATTACGAGGCGAGGCCGGTTACTTTAGTCAGGTGCGCAACACGAAAAAATCGTCCCAACGGCTAAAGGACGCACTGGCGAGCAACGATCTGGCAGTGGCATTGTGTTTGCTGATTGCCCAGCAAAAGCACTGCGTTATTTATCGTGAAACGGCCCAGAGTCACCTGAAGCTGGTGGGGAAGTTGTACGACCAGTGTCAGGATACGTTGGTGCAATTTGGAACGTTCCTGGGGTCAACATACTCGGTCGATGAGTACGTTGAACGGTTACCGACGATTCACAGTATGCTGCAGCGCTATCACATCCACTCCGATGTAGCCTTCTTCCTTGCTCGGCCCATGTTTGCACACGCGATCAAT CAAAAGTACGATCAACTGCGCAAGGCGGACACGAACGCCAAAAAGCTATCGACCTCGCAGAAGATGACCAAATATCTGGAAGCTACCGCATTCGTGATGAACCCGGTAATCGAGTCTGTGCGGCCACTGCATCCACCAAAAATCTGGGAAGACATAAGCCCCCAGTTTCTGGTGAGCTTCTGGTCGCTCTCGATGTACGATCTGCAGGTACCGGTCGAAAGCTACCAGCGCGAGATCACCAAACTGAAGCAACTGTCGGTGGCAGTGATGGAATCGAAGGAGCAAAACGCgtctaaaaacaaaaaggaacaagAGCGGTACGTGGCACTAATGGACAAATTGCAGGACGAACGAAAGAAGCAGCAGGAGCACGTGGACAAGATCATGCACCGGTTGACGAATGAAAAGGATTTCTGGTTCCTATCACGGTCAGCCAAATcggccaaaaacgaaacaatcaccCAGTTCCTGCAGCTTTGCCTCTTTCCCCGGTGCACTTTTACGGCGCTCGATGCCATCTACTGCGCCAAGTTCGTGCACACCATCCACAACCTGAAGACGGCCAATTTTTCCACGCTGCTTTGCTATGATCGG ATATTCTGCGACATTACGTACTCCGTGACATCGTGCACCGAGAACGAGGCAACGCGCTACGGGCGCTTCTTATGCGCCATGCTCGAGACGGTTATGCGTTGGCACTCGGAAGAAGGCACGTTCAACAAGGAATGCGCCAATTATCCTGGCTTCGTGACAAAGTTCCGCGTCAGCAACCAGTACTCGGAGGCGATCGATCACGTCAACTACGAAAACTATCGGCACGTGTGCCACAAGTGGCACTACAAGATCACCAAAGCGATGGTGTTCTGTCTGGACTCGAAGGACTACATGCAGATCCGAAACTCGCTCATCATCCTAATGCGCATCCTGCCGCATTTCCCTGTGTTGGCCAAACTGTCCCAGATCATCGAAAAGAAGGTGGAGAAGGTACgcgaagaagagaaaaatcaGCGCCAGGATCTGTTCGTTCTGGCATCGAGCTATATTGGGCAACTGAAGGCGAAAGCCGGTCAAATGATGCTTGAGTCGGACTTCCATCAGGTGCCGGAAAAGACGGCTAAACCAGCGGCGGCAGTAGCTAGCACGATAGCAACCTCcagcgatcagcagcagcagcagcaacaggaatCGAACACAAAGGTGTCGATGAATGGAAGTGATGGCAGAG GTGGACAAAACACGCGACAGGCACAGGCTTCAGGATCATCGATGGGCAACGGTACTACGTCGGGTGGTGGAAACTCTTTGTCTTCGGTgtcgatgggtggtggtggctctaTGACGGCGAACGGGAACCTAAATAGTGATCATCATCGGAGCGGTAGCGCTGGAACTTCCAGCGGGGATGGCTTGAAAAAAGATCTTACCTCATCGTACTCGGGATCGCGTGATACGGGTTCGTACCGTGAACTCTCCGGTGGAAGTGGTGGCGTTCCAGTCTCTAAATCATCGAAAGAACTGAAGCGAGAAGAACGGGCTCGGGAGAAGGAAAGGGAGCGTGAAGAAGCGGTAGCGACGGCCGCAGCAATCATTGCGGAGAAGAAgcgcgaaaaagaaaagcgtcACAAGCGAG ATCACTACGACAACGATCGGGAATCGAGGGCCAGCGAAAGGGAAGCACACCTAGCGCGCGATCGTAGCGAGCGGGATCTTAGTTCGGTGTCGAACTCGAGCAACGAACAgcaacacagcagcagccgcagaaGCCAGGACCCTCCGGAAACCGATAGAG ACATGAAGCGCCGCAAGCTGGAAGGCTCGAGCTCCTCGAAG GCTGGTAAACATGACGACGGATCCAATACGAGTCAGCAGCTTGTGTCGGAGTCGAAAAAGGATCGCAGCAGCaagacgaaagaaaagcgCGACAAGACTGACGAAGAAAAAGAGCTGCGAAAGGAGCGCAAGCTGGGTCGCAAACGG CAGGATCGTACCGAAGAGTCGCTGCTCACCGATAAGCGGTTGCGGCGGGAGGAGGAGAAAGCCAACAAGCTGCTGTCGCAGGTGCACCAGAACGGCGCTGACACCGATGGCGATCTGCAGCTGATGTCTGTGTCGTCGTCGCACCGCGagaaacaccaccaccaccatctgaAGGAGAAGTCCCCTTCGTACGGTAGCAGCGGTGGCAGTGTGTTACGTGACCATCGCGAACGTTCGCACGATCGAGGGCTGGATCGGGGCGAGAAGCAGTACTTTACGAAAACGTCGAGAACCCGCTCCGGCTACTAG